Proteins found in one Zea mays cultivar B73 chromosome 1, Zm-B73-REFERENCE-NAM-5.0, whole genome shotgun sequence genomic segment:
- the LOC100278496 gene encoding uncharacterized protein LOC100278496 precursor, translating to MAVFAGARARPLLVLGALLLSALLVLTVTAADSQNNPADQLVALINSNRTASKSASVSDNQGLGCIALQYIKAYEGHCDQVDDKKPMESSFTDTFAPTCGVQAATLSRITGRLVACQSKYATPAEALGILVNGAKKGLQTLHGKNHTEVGAAVSGTDGGGPYFWCVLFSDGKPAASFEVVDGEVPKAAIHPGCFSGSNDDCMGPANGGGAVSTNAGASRLVAALLLAVACAFTL from the exons ATGGCGGTGTTCGCAGGGGCACGGGCACGGCCGCTGCTGGTGCTGGGCGCCCTGCTGCTGTCTGCGCTCCTGGTGCTCACGGTCACGGCCGCCGACAGCCAGA ACAACCCTGCCGACCAGCTCGTTGCACTGATCAACAGCAACCGTACCGCCAGCAAGTCCGCTTCCGTTTCTGACAACCAAGGCTTGGGATGCATCGCTCTGCAGTACATCAAAGCGTACGAAGGTCACTGTGACCAGGTGGACGACAAGAAGCCGATGGAGTCGAGTTTCACGGACACGTTCGCCCCGACCTGTGGCGTCCAGGCCGCGACTCTTTCCAGGATCACCGGCAGGCTTGTGGCCTGCCAGTCCAAGTACGCGACCCCAGCCGAGGCCCTCGGCATCCTGGTGAACGGCGCCAAGAAGGGCCTTCAAACGTTGCACGGCAAGAACCACACGGAGGTCGGGGCGGCCGTGAGCGGCACCGACGGTGGTGGACCTTACTTCTGGTGCGTCCTGTTCAGTGACGGCAAGCCtgctgccagcttcgaggtggtgGATGGCGAAGTGCCCAAGGCGGCCATCCACCCGGGGTGCTTCAGCGGCAGCAATGACGACTGCATGGGGCCGGCGAATGGCGGCGGTGCCGTTTCGACCAACGCTGGTGCGTCGAGGCTTGTGGCGGCCCTTCTTTTGGCTGTAGCATGTGCCTTTACTTTGTGA